In Horticoccus luteus, the following proteins share a genomic window:
- a CDS encoding GspE/PulE family protein: protein MSVLLAEGLPAAFADRLTPEQRQSVLEVPRHLRLGALARELSLAEPAALAELADASRLDIASSLTPDTTARGLLPARLAHDYQIIPIVFGPAATPVDDSAEAEADTLRPLHLATGWPPDAIMSEWIRTFTPRPLVWHLAVPERVQQLIVETFGVGSGSLEDGDDGYVAPETLTQQEETVDEDAAVVRFVSDVISQAIADEATDIHFEPQEAQLRIRYRVDGLLVQVPVPENLLRYQDAIISRLKIMARLNISEKRLPQDGRINFKAANTTLDIRVSTVPTIYAESISLRLLNQKKEAYTMDRLGMSADEQAQIAQVLDYPHGIILVTGPTGSGKSTSLNAFLRKINSTDLRIITIEDPIEYEVPGVNQMQVRTEIGLTFASALRHVLRQDPDVIMVGEIRDRDTADIAIRASLTGHLVFSTLHTNDAPGAITRLVDMGIEPFLVASAIELVIAQRLVRRLCSECSRPEPISKLKLRDTLAILGCDTAEAELIESLKSPVGCDRCRGTGYRGRIGLFEIFRLNDDLHELILKRESTRTLTHAARQQGMRSLGQSGWDKVKAGYTTLEEVLRVISVTESK from the coding sequence ATGTCTGTTCTTCTCGCCGAAGGCCTCCCGGCTGCGTTCGCCGACCGTCTCACTCCCGAACAGCGCCAGTCTGTGCTGGAGGTGCCGCGCCACCTCCGCCTCGGCGCGCTCGCCCGCGAACTTTCGCTCGCCGAACCCGCCGCGCTCGCCGAGCTGGCCGACGCGTCGCGACTCGACATCGCGTCCAGCCTCACGCCCGACACCACCGCCCGCGGCCTGCTGCCCGCTCGCCTCGCGCACGATTACCAGATCATCCCGATCGTCTTCGGCCCGGCCGCCACGCCCGTCGATGATTCGGCGGAGGCCGAGGCCGACACCTTGCGCCCGCTCCACCTCGCCACCGGCTGGCCGCCCGATGCGATCATGTCCGAGTGGATTCGCACCTTCACCCCGCGCCCACTCGTCTGGCATCTCGCCGTGCCCGAACGCGTTCAGCAGCTCATCGTCGAAACGTTCGGCGTCGGCTCCGGTTCGCTCGAAGACGGCGACGATGGATACGTCGCCCCGGAAACGCTCACGCAGCAGGAGGAAACCGTCGACGAGGACGCCGCCGTGGTCCGCTTCGTCAGCGACGTCATTTCCCAAGCCATCGCCGACGAGGCGACCGACATCCATTTCGAGCCGCAGGAGGCGCAACTGCGCATTCGTTACCGCGTCGACGGCCTCCTCGTCCAGGTCCCCGTGCCGGAAAATTTGCTGCGTTATCAGGACGCCATCATCTCGCGCCTGAAAATCATGGCCCGGCTCAACATCTCCGAGAAACGCCTCCCGCAGGACGGCCGCATCAATTTCAAGGCCGCCAACACCACGCTCGATATCCGCGTCTCGACCGTGCCCACCATTTACGCGGAATCGATTTCGCTGCGCCTTCTCAACCAGAAGAAGGAAGCCTACACGATGGACCGCCTCGGCATGAGCGCGGACGAGCAGGCGCAAATCGCCCAGGTCCTCGATTATCCGCACGGCATCATCCTCGTCACGGGCCCGACCGGCTCCGGCAAAAGCACGTCGCTCAACGCGTTTCTGCGCAAAATCAATTCCACCGATCTGCGCATCATCACGATCGAAGATCCGATCGAATACGAAGTGCCCGGCGTGAACCAGATGCAGGTTCGCACCGAGATCGGCCTCACCTTCGCCAGCGCGCTCCGCCACGTGCTCCGTCAGGATCCCGACGTCATCATGGTCGGCGAAATCCGCGACCGCGACACCGCCGACATCGCCATCCGCGCCTCGCTCACCGGCCACTTGGTTTTCTCGACGCTCCACACCAACGACGCGCCCGGCGCCATCACGCGTCTCGTCGACATGGGCATCGAGCCCTTCCTCGTCGCCTCCGCGATCGAGCTCGTCATCGCCCAGCGCCTTGTCCGCCGCCTCTGCAGCGAATGCTCGCGCCCCGAGCCCATCAGCAAACTCAAGCTTCGCGACACTCTCGCGATCCTCGGTTGCGATACCGCCGAGGCCGAGCTCATCGAGTCGCTCAAATCTCCCGTGGGCTGCGACCGCTGCCGTGGCACCGGTTATCGCGGCCGCATCGGCCTGTTTGAAATTTTCCGCCTCAACGACGACTTGCACGAACTCATCCTCAAGCGCGAAAGCACGCGCACGCTGACCCACGCCGCACGCCAGCAAGGCATGCGGTCTCTCGGCCAAAGCGGTTGGGACAAGGTCAAGGCCGGCTACACGACCCTCGAGGAAGTTCTTCGCGTGATCAGTGTCACCGAGAGCAAGTAA
- a CDS encoding type II secretion system F family protein codes for MPRFSYTARDASGQSVSATLDAPTRRDALRMLSARGVRVLSVEEQAENVRPARDGAAAKTKPPAKVAAARLRRERTAVVLRRKERLSFLQALHDLTSSGLSAGESVRLLSHRIKEPALRALCGGLWERIGEGAPLSQAMAAFPQVFDSSTLNLIQAGEATGSLNETLSRLIAHLHEQRELRRQLASALAYPVFMMFVAGGVILFFMFFLLPRLQTLLSSLGGELPLSTKILVGAANFSLHYGIFVIAAAIFAGISFWRWRATEPGRAKSDAWFLKLPLVGAFITSQTVLAISQTLSVLLENGITTAEALKMTERQIANRVQRSAFGAAITRVLEGEALSLALARTNVFPDLVLDRLAVGENTGNVVPSLKDIAKNYRANITVQLNVFTRVIASAVLLAVFVFVGFIAFAIVSAVFQASASFKA; via the coding sequence ATGCCTCGTTTCTCCTACACGGCTCGCGATGCCTCGGGGCAGTCCGTCTCCGCGACGCTCGACGCCCCCACCCGCCGCGACGCCCTGCGCATGCTCTCCGCCCGCGGCGTGCGCGTCCTGAGCGTGGAAGAACAGGCGGAAAACGTCCGTCCCGCGCGCGACGGCGCCGCCGCCAAAACGAAGCCGCCCGCCAAAGTCGCCGCCGCTCGCCTCCGCCGCGAACGCACCGCCGTCGTGCTGCGCCGCAAGGAGCGCCTCTCCTTTTTGCAGGCCTTGCACGATCTCACGTCCAGCGGCCTGTCCGCCGGCGAGTCCGTCCGCCTCCTTTCGCATCGCATCAAGGAGCCCGCGTTGCGCGCCCTCTGCGGCGGCCTGTGGGAACGCATCGGCGAAGGCGCCCCGCTGTCCCAAGCGATGGCCGCCTTCCCCCAGGTCTTCGATTCCTCCACGCTCAATCTCATCCAGGCCGGCGAAGCGACCGGGTCGTTGAACGAAACCCTGTCGCGCCTGATCGCCCATTTGCACGAGCAACGCGAACTGCGGCGCCAGCTCGCCTCGGCACTCGCGTATCCGGTCTTCATGATGTTCGTCGCCGGCGGCGTCATCCTCTTCTTCATGTTTTTCCTCCTGCCGCGTCTGCAGACGCTGCTCAGCTCGCTCGGCGGCGAACTGCCGCTCTCCACGAAGATCCTCGTCGGCGCGGCCAACTTCTCCCTGCACTACGGCATCTTCGTCATCGCGGCGGCGATTTTCGCGGGCATCTCCTTCTGGCGCTGGCGCGCCACGGAGCCCGGTCGCGCCAAGTCCGACGCCTGGTTTCTGAAACTGCCGCTCGTCGGCGCGTTCATCACCTCGCAAACCGTTCTCGCCATCAGTCAAACGCTCTCCGTCCTCCTCGAAAACGGCATCACGACCGCCGAAGCGTTGAAGATGACCGAACGCCAGATCGCGAATCGCGTGCAACGCAGCGCGTTCGGCGCGGCGATCACGCGCGTGCTCGAAGGCGAGGCGCTTTCCCTCGCGCTTGCCCGCACCAACGTGTTTCCGGATCTCGTGCTCGACCGCCTCGCCGTCGGTGAAAACACCGGCAACGTCGTGCCGAGCCTGAAAGACATCGCGAAAAACTACCGTGCGAACATCACGGTGCAGCTCAACGTCTTCACCCGCGTGATCGCGAGTGCCGTGCTGCTGGCCGTATTCGTGTTCGTCGGCTTCATCGCCTTTGCGATCGTCAGCGCCGTCTTCCAAGCCAGCGCGAGCTTCAAAGCCTGA
- the tnpC gene encoding IS66 family transposase: MVAPTDEVQQLREENAVLRAQIEWLKKQLFGPGKSEALDRAQLLLKLGELEKLAATTRPTATITYERPAGPAPKRTLPAESFAHLPVKETIEIVPELVRADPSVYERIGEERTFEVDIVPPQLFKREIVRPKFRHCLDRNRAPLLAPAPARIALGGFASAGLIAWALTAKYADHLPLYRQERMLARWGAPISRQNLSDWTGLATALLEPLVKRMKQALLAGGYVVVDETPIRCNDPDLRDGKTTQGWLWALSHPGGDVIFEWRLSRRHEEAEKLLGKYQGLLPSDAYEAYPAYAKTHPGVVWLGCWAHARRKFHEALAEAPVRAGFVLRLIGHLYHYESQWRRAGPALRAARRQGHFGLTLALLKKTAQRLQQLALPRSQLGQACAYLLGHWAPLTAHLAHGRTQLDTNAVENAIRPSKLGAKNWLFVGHPDAGDRAAVLYSLIISAQRHGHDPHAYLKDVLTQLPTITTNDDLGPLLPSQWKPAATTAS; the protein is encoded by the coding sequence ATGGTCGCCCCCACCGATGAAGTGCAGCAACTGCGCGAGGAGAACGCGGTGCTGCGCGCGCAAATCGAGTGGTTGAAGAAGCAACTGTTTGGGCCGGGCAAAAGCGAGGCGCTGGACCGGGCGCAACTGCTCCTGAAGCTGGGCGAACTGGAAAAGCTCGCGGCCACCACTCGTCCCACCGCCACGATCACCTACGAGCGCCCGGCCGGGCCGGCGCCCAAGCGCACACTGCCGGCCGAGTCCTTCGCGCATCTGCCGGTGAAGGAGACCATCGAGATCGTGCCCGAGTTGGTGCGCGCCGATCCCAGCGTTTACGAAAGGATCGGCGAGGAGCGGACCTTCGAGGTGGACATCGTGCCGCCACAGCTCTTCAAGCGCGAGATCGTCCGGCCGAAGTTCAGGCATTGCCTGGATCGCAACCGCGCGCCGCTCCTGGCGCCGGCGCCGGCGCGGATCGCGCTCGGGGGCTTCGCCTCGGCGGGGTTGATCGCGTGGGCGTTGACCGCGAAGTATGCCGATCATCTGCCGCTTTACCGCCAGGAAAGGATGCTGGCCCGCTGGGGTGCGCCGATCTCGCGTCAGAACTTGAGCGACTGGACCGGCCTGGCGACCGCGCTGCTCGAGCCGCTGGTCAAACGGATGAAGCAGGCGCTGCTGGCCGGTGGCTACGTGGTCGTCGACGAGACGCCCATTCGGTGCAACGACCCCGACCTGCGGGACGGAAAAACGACGCAGGGCTGGTTGTGGGCGCTCTCGCATCCTGGAGGTGATGTCATCTTCGAGTGGCGATTATCCCGGCGGCACGAGGAAGCCGAAAAACTCCTCGGCAAGTATCAAGGCCTGCTGCCATCCGACGCCTACGAAGCCTACCCCGCCTACGCGAAGACGCACCCCGGCGTGGTGTGGCTGGGCTGCTGGGCGCACGCCCGGCGCAAGTTCCACGAGGCGCTCGCCGAGGCCCCGGTTCGCGCCGGCTTCGTGTTGCGGCTGATCGGGCATCTTTATCATTACGAATCCCAATGGCGCCGGGCCGGTCCGGCGCTGCGCGCCGCTCGGCGCCAAGGTCACTTCGGACTGACGCTCGCGCTGCTGAAGAAGACCGCCCAACGGCTCCAGCAACTCGCGCTGCCGCGCTCCCAGCTCGGGCAGGCCTGCGCTTACCTGCTCGGCCATTGGGCGCCGCTGACCGCGCATCTCGCCCACGGCCGCACGCAGCTCGATACCAACGCCGTCGAAAACGCGATCCGCCCGAGCAAACTCGGCGCGAAGAACTGGCTGTTCGTCGGCCATCCCGACGCCGGCGACCGCGCCGCGGTCCTCTACTCGCTGATCATCTCAGCCCAGCGCCACGGCCACGATCCGCACGCTTACTTGAAAGACGTGCTCACCCAGCTGCCGACGATAACCACGAACGACGACCTCGGCCCGCTGTTGCCCTCGCAGTGGAAACCGGCCGCGACCACCGCGTCGTAG
- the tnpB gene encoding IS66 family insertion sequence element accessory protein TnpB (TnpB, as the term is used for proteins encoded by IS66 family insertion elements, is considered an accessory protein, since TnpC, encoded by a neighboring gene, is a DDE family transposase.), which yields MLAFPAAIRIYVAVEPVDMRKQYDGLWAAAQQHLGEDPKQGAVFCFTNKERTRLKLLYWDGTGVWVLAKRLEEGRFSWPKPSETKRKLALAPEALALLVGGVELKHGSLKPWYERAEK from the coding sequence ATGCTCGCGTTTCCGGCTGCGATTCGGATCTACGTGGCGGTGGAGCCCGTGGACATGCGCAAGCAATACGACGGATTATGGGCCGCCGCGCAGCAGCACTTGGGCGAGGATCCGAAACAGGGCGCGGTGTTTTGTTTCACGAACAAGGAGCGCACGCGTTTGAAGCTGTTGTATTGGGACGGCACCGGCGTGTGGGTGCTGGCGAAGCGGCTGGAAGAGGGACGCTTCTCCTGGCCAAAGCCGAGCGAGACGAAGCGCAAACTGGCGCTCGCGCCGGAAGCGCTGGCGCTGTTAGTCGGCGGCGTGGAACTCAAGCACGGCTCGCTGAAGCCGTGGTATGAGCGGGCGGAAAAATAG
- the tnpA gene encoding IS66 family insertion sequence element accessory protein TnpA encodes MAITTTGAAAETEVIETGEQRDALGRRRRPAEQRAELLAAYRSSGLTQRAFARREGINYTTFCSWAQCERAAGRLAPARPGRPQAGVVTAVRPPERISFVEAALPAMAGGSAELRVRLPDGTEVRGGDVAELAKLVRALRG; translated from the coding sequence ATGGCGATAACTACGACGGGAGCGGCAGCCGAGACCGAGGTGATCGAGACCGGTGAGCAGCGCGATGCGTTGGGCCGGCGGCGGAGGCCGGCGGAGCAGCGAGCGGAGTTGTTGGCGGCGTATCGGTCGAGCGGGTTGACGCAGCGCGCGTTCGCGCGGCGAGAAGGGATCAATTACACGACGTTCTGCAGTTGGGCGCAATGCGAGCGGGCGGCGGGCCGGCTGGCGCCGGCCCGGCCGGGGCGCCCCCAGGCGGGGGTCGTCACCGCGGTGCGTCCACCGGAAAGGATCAGCTTCGTCGAGGCGGCGCTGCCCGCTATGGCCGGCGGGTCGGCGGAATTGAGGGTGCGGCTGCCCGACGGCACGGAGGTGCGCGGGGGCGATGTCGCGGAGTTGGCGAAGCTGGTGCGAGCGTTGCGCGGGTAA
- a CDS encoding pentapeptide repeat-containing protein, which yields MRSYALLSKMVGCYDARTVAAARGEILAVRRRHASIDAVMISESLNLEIWDRLIQGKPLDGLALAAKEGRIDLGGLELPEPSILRRFQVRGVAMAEIDPGAVIHGAKWRNLDFSGSKLNGLRLFGCELNNCRFDRCQLQDLRVWATTFTDCSFKGANLKKSALGGVQNGKRNIYSGVDFSGADLRETAYKAAAFERCVFRDAKLVKIDFQTSTFTDCVFEGELRDVLFYRRGFEGEAFPSNEMINVDLSRAKLHDVSFRGLALDRVRLPEDAEHIVIKNVPATLDKLIAALKQQGDTLAKQLTAFLNIDRKWIVPNQAQAVINVQDLAETLGDAGVNRLRELLRQ from the coding sequence ATGAGGTCTTATGCCTTGCTCTCAAAAATGGTGGGATGTTACGACGCCCGCACAGTGGCAGCCGCACGTGGAGAAATACTGGCTGTTCGGCGAAGGCACGCCTCTATTGACGCGGTGATGATCAGCGAATCGTTGAACCTCGAAATCTGGGATCGGCTAATCCAGGGCAAGCCGCTCGATGGGCTTGCCTTGGCCGCGAAGGAAGGACGCATCGATTTGGGCGGCCTTGAATTGCCTGAGCCTTCGATCTTGCGCCGCTTTCAGGTGCGAGGGGTCGCAATGGCTGAGATTGATCCCGGTGCCGTCATTCACGGTGCCAAGTGGCGGAACCTCGACTTCAGCGGTAGCAAACTGAACGGGCTTCGACTCTTCGGGTGTGAGCTGAACAACTGCCGCTTTGATCGTTGTCAGCTTCAGGATCTACGCGTGTGGGCAACGACGTTCACGGACTGCAGTTTTAAGGGAGCCAATCTCAAAAAATCAGCGCTTGGGGGCGTGCAGAACGGCAAGCGCAACATCTACTCGGGAGTGGACTTCTCCGGTGCCGATTTGCGCGAGACTGCTTACAAGGCTGCTGCGTTCGAACGGTGTGTTTTTCGCGACGCGAAGCTCGTGAAGATCGACTTCCAGACGAGCACGTTCACCGACTGCGTTTTCGAGGGTGAGCTTAGAGATGTGCTGTTCTATCGGCGTGGCTTCGAGGGAGAGGCGTTCCCCTCGAACGAAATGATCAACGTGGATCTTAGCCGAGCGAAGCTGCACGACGTTAGTTTCCGTGGATTGGCGTTGGATCGCGTGAGGCTGCCGGAAGATGCCGAGCACATCGTGATCAAGAACGTGCCGGCCACGTTGGATAAGCTGATCGCGGCGCTGAAGCAGCAGGGCGACACGCTGGCCAAGCAGCTCACTGCCTTCCTCAACATAGATCGGAAGTGGATTGTTCCCAACCAGGCACAGGCGGTCATCAACGTTCAGGATCTGGCGGAGACGCTGGGTGACGCAGGGGTTAATCGCCTTCGTGAATTGCTGCGGCAGTGA
- a CDS encoding peptidylprolyl isomerase — MSPSIMTFLRLTSVLAALLLTATLRAQAPALAVTQPVPAQTAPVPTTLNLTSYFGYSGVTGTIVQFDTDLGKFNVELLYNAAPLSVANFLNYVSNSSYNDTIFHRSAKLSGTGNQILQGGGYTYAIPPDFVVHKPAIPLEYNLPNARGTIAFARTSDPNSATSEWFINVNDNTTVLGASNGGGYAVFGRVIGGGMTVVDALAAVPVYDLTGGNAANPFSSLPLQNLSTSAVNLENLIHVRSVAVVPLYPTAGSSASVLGFSAVSANPALLSVGLSGSTLTMTPGAGSGFTTVTVTATDAEGASVQTTFNVTVGPQVPAITTQPTSVTVPTGMATVLRVSALGAPLNYQWKKDGTAITGETRSSLVVNTAGSYTVTVQNGAGSVTSDAAVVTAVTSTNPGRLSNLSIRTDAGTADQTLIVGFVVGGTGTSGSKALLLRGVGPTLGGLGVASFLPDPTLNVYASGSSSVVATNNNWGGDVNVTAVGTAVGAFPLASAISKDAALVFNTTGGVYTAQVVGAGVSTGVALAEIYDATPPGDYTLSTPRLTNASARAQVGLGEHVLIAGFVVTGDTARTLLIRGLGPTLTSLGVTNALANPRLDLFNSSGDTVASNDDWAGDVTIKNVSATIGATALVSDSSQDAVLLVTLPPGVYTAQVSGVGATTGVALAEVYEVQ; from the coding sequence ATGTCCCCGTCAATTATGACCTTTCTCCGCCTGACCTCCGTGCTTGCGGCGCTGCTGCTGACCGCGACTCTCCGTGCGCAAGCGCCTGCGTTGGCCGTGACTCAACCGGTGCCGGCCCAGACCGCGCCGGTGCCGACCACGCTCAATCTCACCTCCTACTTTGGTTACTCGGGCGTGACGGGGACGATCGTCCAGTTCGATACCGATCTGGGGAAGTTCAACGTCGAGCTGCTCTACAATGCGGCTCCGCTGAGCGTGGCGAATTTTCTGAATTACGTGAGCAACAGTTCGTATAACGATACGATCTTCCACCGTTCGGCCAAGCTCAGTGGCACGGGCAACCAGATTTTGCAGGGCGGCGGTTACACGTATGCGATTCCGCCGGACTTCGTGGTGCACAAGCCGGCCATACCGCTGGAATACAATTTGCCGAATGCGCGGGGCACGATCGCCTTTGCCCGCACGTCCGATCCGAATTCCGCCACGAGCGAGTGGTTCATCAATGTGAACGACAATACCACCGTGCTGGGTGCTTCGAACGGCGGCGGCTACGCCGTCTTCGGCCGCGTGATCGGTGGCGGCATGACCGTCGTCGATGCGCTTGCGGCCGTGCCGGTCTATGATCTCACGGGCGGAAACGCCGCTAATCCTTTCAGCTCCCTCCCTCTGCAAAATTTGAGCACGTCGGCGGTTAATCTGGAAAATCTGATCCACGTGCGCTCGGTCGCCGTGGTCCCGCTTTATCCGACGGCGGGAAGTTCCGCCAGCGTTCTTGGCTTCTCGGCGGTGAGCGCCAACCCCGCGCTGTTGAGCGTCGGCCTCTCCGGCAGCACCTTGACGATGACGCCCGGCGCCGGCAGTGGCTTTACGACAGTGACCGTGACGGCGACGGATGCCGAAGGGGCGTCGGTCCAAACAACGTTCAACGTGACCGTGGGACCGCAAGTCCCGGCCATCACCACGCAGCCGACGAGTGTCACCGTGCCCACCGGCATGGCCACGGTGCTTCGCGTTTCCGCGCTGGGTGCACCCTTGAATTACCAATGGAAGAAAGACGGCACGGCGATCACGGGCGAGACGCGGTCGAGCCTCGTCGTTAACACGGCCGGCTCCTACACGGTGACCGTGCAAAACGGCGCCGGCTCGGTGACCTCGGATGCCGCAGTCGTGACCGCAGTGACGAGCACCAACCCGGGGCGCCTGAGCAACCTTTCCATTCGCACCGACGCCGGCACCGCCGATCAGACGTTGATTGTCGGCTTCGTCGTCGGCGGCACGGGCACGTCTGGCTCAAAAGCGCTGCTCCTGCGCGGCGTGGGGCCGACGCTGGGCGGACTGGGCGTGGCTTCATTTCTTCCCGACCCGACACTCAACGTCTATGCAAGCGGTTCGAGCTCTGTGGTGGCGACCAACAACAATTGGGGCGGCGATGTAAACGTCACGGCGGTCGGCACCGCGGTGGGGGCGTTCCCGCTGGCGAGCGCGATCAGCAAGGATGCCGCGCTGGTGTTCAATACGACGGGCGGCGTTTATACCGCGCAGGTCGTCGGGGCCGGCGTCTCGACGGGCGTGGCGCTCGCGGAAATCTATGATGCGACCCCGCCGGGCGATTATACGTTGTCGACTCCGAGGCTGACGAATGCTTCGGCCCGCGCCCAAGTCGGGCTCGGCGAACACGTCTTGATTGCCGGCTTTGTCGTCACAGGCGACACGGCGCGCACCCTGCTCATTCGCGGTCTGGGGCCGACGCTTACGTCGCTCGGTGTCACCAACGCCCTGGCGAATCCGCGTCTCGACTTGTTCAACAGCAGCGGCGACACGGTGGCGAGCAACGACGATTGGGCCGGTGATGTTACCATTAAGAATGTTTCGGCCACCATCGGTGCCACCGCGCTCGTCAGCGATTCCAGCCAGGATGCCGTGCTGCTGGTGACGCTTCCGCCAGGCGTCTATACGGCGCAAGTTTCGGGCGTCGGGGCTACGACTGGCGTCGCGCTCGCCGAGGTTTACGAAGTGCAGTGA
- a CDS encoding general secretion pathway protein GspM, with amino-acid sequence MKALFLSRLFREKILLVAFAALIAGVWLWSWEGRAARLWAAQRHTTVELRDQALWLANHQQIEDEARKAVEHLDPSRTFDAARLVGEIAVIASGAGLKDTAGEAPRTEQTAGFAVNSVEFSIRKADLASLLRFYEELGKRAPYITIEQLSLAADRSNPALLNASLRVVSVEIARP; translated from the coding sequence ATGAAAGCCCTATTCCTCAGCCGCCTTTTTCGGGAAAAAATTCTACTGGTCGCCTTCGCCGCGCTGATTGCCGGCGTGTGGCTTTGGTCGTGGGAAGGCCGCGCTGCTCGCCTCTGGGCGGCGCAGCGCCATACGACGGTCGAATTGCGCGACCAAGCGCTGTGGCTGGCCAATCACCAGCAAATCGAGGACGAAGCGCGCAAGGCCGTGGAGCATCTCGATCCGAGCCGCACGTTCGATGCCGCGCGACTGGTCGGTGAGATCGCCGTGATCGCGAGCGGCGCCGGTCTGAAAGATACCGCGGGCGAAGCGCCGCGCACTGAGCAGACGGCGGGCTTTGCGGTGAATTCCGTCGAGTTCTCCATTCGCAAAGCCGATCTCGCATCGCTCCTGAGATTTTACGAAGAGCTCGGCAAGCGCGCGCCCTACATCACGATCGAACAATTGTCGCTCGCGGCGGATCGTTCCAATCCCGCGCTCCTCAATGCGTCGTTGCGCGTCGTGTCGGTCGAAATTGCGCGCCCGTAG
- a CDS encoding general secretion pathway protein GspK yields the protein MRALSKRGSVLIVVMVTLLGAVFALMVFAEKASNDLLVETRVADSVRLRQEAYSAVETTLSVLEEFRRALGGLHSPSEGWGDPLAFAGYTPTEGRQVEVSFEDESGKLSLPTVDGPMLINVFKSWDVRQMEAEQLSDALITWMSKDALKSNDLAIDDYEHATLPYEAPKRSLRSFDELRDIAIARDFFYDKAGRPNERWLRFTQMFSLYKFTGSNLNSAPADVFAALGVQDARSVEEVRNYLSGTGSYALQGPQWFRSAKDAAPLLGGQSVPAGFSTDIRALRVKVTVRQGPSIYRMSVLITPGQNGAEAVGLSDLEKAKSETARATAPAPTPATPDTKKLKYPFTLLEIRENDAPAVVVPVGD from the coding sequence ATGCGCGCCCTTTCCAAACGCGGGTCAGTGCTGATTGTCGTCATGGTGACGCTGCTGGGCGCCGTGTTCGCGTTGATGGTCTTTGCGGAAAAAGCGTCGAACGATCTGCTGGTGGAAACGCGGGTGGCCGACAGCGTGCGGCTGCGGCAGGAAGCGTATTCGGCGGTTGAAACGACGTTGTCTGTGCTGGAGGAGTTTCGCCGCGCGTTGGGGGGATTGCACAGCCCATCGGAAGGGTGGGGCGATCCGCTGGCGTTTGCCGGTTACACGCCGACCGAGGGACGCCAGGTGGAAGTCAGTTTTGAGGACGAAAGCGGCAAACTATCACTGCCCACGGTGGACGGGCCGATGCTGATCAATGTCTTCAAATCGTGGGATGTGCGGCAGATGGAGGCCGAGCAATTGTCGGATGCCTTGATCACGTGGATGAGCAAGGATGCTCTGAAATCGAACGATCTGGCGATCGACGACTATGAACACGCGACTTTGCCTTACGAGGCGCCTAAACGGTCATTGCGCAGCTTCGACGAGCTGAGAGACATCGCGATCGCGCGTGATTTTTTTTACGACAAAGCAGGACGGCCCAACGAGCGTTGGCTGAGGTTTACGCAGATGTTTTCGCTCTACAAATTCACCGGCAGCAATTTGAACTCGGCACCGGCTGACGTGTTTGCGGCGCTCGGCGTCCAGGATGCCCGCTCAGTCGAAGAAGTGCGCAATTATCTGAGCGGCACGGGGTCCTATGCGTTGCAAGGGCCGCAGTGGTTTCGCTCGGCGAAGGATGCGGCGCCGCTCCTCGGCGGGCAGTCGGTGCCCGCCGGGTTTTCCACGGATATTCGGGCGCTGCGCGTGAAGGTGACCGTGCGGCAAGGGCCGTCGATTTATCGCATGAGTGTGTTGATCACTCCGGGCCAGAATGGGGCGGAGGCGGTCGGACTCAGCGATTTGGAGAAAGCGAAAAGCGAGACGGCGCGCGCGACGGCTCCGGCACCCACGCCGGCGACGCCGGATACGAAAAAGCTGAAATATCCCTTTACGCTGTTGGAAATCCGGGAGAACGATGCGCCTGCCGTCGTCGTGCCGGTTGGCGACTGA